The Streptomyces sp. NBC_00102 genome segment ACCGCACGGCGACGGCCGCGCGGGGCCTCGGCCACCGGCTCCACGTCGGCCTCGGCCGAAGCGGCCGGAGCCGCCACGGTCTCGGCGACCGGGGTCTCCTGGGCGGCGGCCTGCGGCGCACCGGCCGGGGAGGTCGCCTTACGCACCGCACGGCGGCGACCGCGCGGGGCCTCGGCCACCGGCTCCACGTCGGCCTCGGCGACCGGAGCGGTCTCGACCACGATCTCCTCGGGAGCTTCCTGCTCGGCGGCGTGCGGCGCACCCGCCGGGGCGGTCGCCTTGCGGACCGCGCGACGGCGGCCACGCGGCGCCGGAGCCTCGGCGGCCTCGTCGGCGGCCGGGGTCTCCACCGAAGCGACGGTGGCGACCGGAGCGACCGCTGCGACCGGAGCCGCCACGACCTCGGCGGCCGGGGTCTCCTGGGCGTTGGCCTGCGGCGCACCGGCCGGGGAGGTCGCCTTACGCACCGCACGGCGGCGCGGGCGGGCCGGAGCCGCCGCGTCGACGGTCTCGTCCTGGGTCTCGGCGGGCTGTGCCACGGCCTCGGCCTCGGAAGCCTGGGTCCCGTCCTGCGTCTTCGCGGCTCCGCCGGACGGCGGGCCGGCCGGGCGGGAAGCGGCGCGGCGCCTGCGGCGCGGCGGCAGCTTGTCGCCGGGGGTGTTCTCTTCGTTGTTTCCGGTCGTGCCGGATTCGGTCGGCTGGGGCATGCGGGCGGTTCTCCCGTCGCGCTCCCGGGCGCCGCGCCTGGTCCGGTCCGGCGGGGTTGTCGCGTGGTGCGCGACCCCGCTGTCCGGGGCGCGGGCGCCGCACGGGAGCTGATGTCTGGCTCGCCGGTTCCCTACGCGGTGTGCGTACGGCCTGGCGAAAGTCTTCTGGTCAGTGCGCGGCCCTACCCCGGTGGCTTCCCGGGGGCCGCGCTACAACGACCGCCTTACGCGGAACCCGAACCTTCAGGCGCCGTCGCGACACTCCCGGGGGCCGTCGCGGGGACGGCCGGGGGTGCGTCGCGGTCGGGCGCGAGCGGGTCGGTCACCGTGCCGGACTCCTCGTCGAAGAGCCCCTGCGCCAGCCTGGTCACCGCTACGGGGACCGGCGGCGCCAGGTCGGCCACAGCTCGGAGACCGGACAGGACGTCGTCGGGTCGTACGGCGGGTGTCATGTGCCGCACTACCAGGCGCAGTATCGCACAAGCGGTGTCCACGGACCCATCAGGCCGCGGATCGAGGGCCTCGAGAGCGACCACGGCCTCCCGGGCGTCGAAGGTGCGCACACCGTTCTTCGCCCGGCGCTGGACCTCGACCGTTTCGGCGGCGAGGAAGGCGGCCACGGCCTGTTCGGCGTCCTGGACGGTCACGCCGTCCAGGCGCATCTCCCAGACGGAGGCGGTCAGCCGGTCCGCGAGCCCTGAGGTACGGGCCTCCACGGCGTCGGTGATGTCGAGGCCGTCCGGCAGGGATTCGTTGAGGAGGTCGCGCAGGACGTGCGGGTCGCGGTGCTCGGTGAGCGCGATCTCCAGGAACTCGGCCTCGCTGCCGGTGCCGGTCGGAGCCGCGTTGGCGTACGAGACCTTGGGGTGCGGGGTGAAGCCCGCCGAGTAGGCCATGGGTACCTCGGAGCGGCGCAGGGCCCGCTCGAAGGCACGCTGGAAGTCTCGGTGGCTGGTGAACCGGAGGCGGCCGCGCTTGGTGTAGCGCAGTCGGATGCGCTGCACCGCCGGTGCGGGCGGCGGGCCTTCGGGCTGTCGCTTGCCCAGTGGTTCTTCTCCTCGGTGCGGGGCGGGCGCGGTGACGCGCCGCCCACGAAGTACAGGTCGTCACGGGGGAGCCGGCCCCGGCTCACCCCCTCCGGCCTGTGGTCGTGCCGGGCGGGGAGATCTCGGGTGCGGGCGCCGCGCCGTGCACGGGTGTCGCATGGTGCTCCTCACCCAGAGTACGCGCAGTAACCCTCCTGGGTCCGCCGACCTCCGGCTTCACCGGTCCGCCGACGAGCGTGCGCCAGGCGTCCCGCCGTGCCTGGCGGACGGCCTCGCGTGCCGTACGCAGTATGTCGCGCACGGCACGCCCGGTCGCCGCGACGGCGGTCCGGGCGGGCGACCAGACCCAGTCCCGCAGGGCGTGCCCGACCGGCGTGCAGACGGAGCGGTAGCACCAGATCAGCGGGGTGACCAGCAGGGTGCGGAGCAGCCGGGCCAGTGCCCGTCCGATCGCGCGGCTGATCATGCCGGCGATCCGCCAGCCCACCACCAGGGCCGCTCCGGTCTCCCGCAGCACCGGAAGGAGAACGCACCGCCAGAGCCAGGCCAGGGGAACGACGAGCAGGACGCGCACCAGCCACGCCAGGCCCAGACCGAGGGCCCGGAGCAGCCACACCGTGCCGCGTCCGAGCGGGGTGAGCACCGACCGCCAGAACCAGACCAGCGGCACCACGAGCAGGATGCGCACCAGCCGGGCGACGGCGGTCCCGAGGGGGGTGAGGACGTACCGCCACAGGAGGACGAAGGGCCATACGAAGAGGGCGAGGCCGAGCAGACGCAGTGCCGCGAGCAGCCCGTGCCCCAGCGGGGTCAGCAGGGAGCGGTAGAGGCTCCGCAGCCCGTGCCCCAGCGGGGTGAGCACCGCCGCGTACAGCCAACGGCACGGGACGAGGACGCCGTACCGGACCAGCGGGACCAGCACGTACCGCCAGAGGGAGACCACCGGCCAGACGGTCAGCGCCCGGAGAACCAGCACCAGTGCGCGGCCGACCGGGGCGAGCACCGCGCGGTACAGCCACCTCAGCGGGACGGCCACCAGGTACGTCCACGCCCAGGCGGCCGGCCGGGCGACCAGGTTCCGCCAGGCCCATGCCACGCCTCGGCCCAGGGGCCGCAGCAGCGTCCGGTGCAGGGCGCGCAGGGTGACGACGAGCAGGTCCCAGGCCATCCGCACCGGCAGCACGACGAGCACCGCGACGATCCGGACCGGGATGCGGACCAGCTCGACGACACAGCCGTCGCCGGACCGGTACTCCGCGGGCGCCTGGTGCCGACCGTACTCCGGCCGCTGCCGCGGGACCCGGTCGCCCGGCCGGGCCCGGCCGCTGTCCTTCTCGATCTGCATGCGCCCATCATGCGGAAGACCCGCCCCGGGGAGATCCCCTGGGCGGGTCTTTGTCACACGGTCGGTACGCCGGCGTGCGAACCCGTCACATCCGGCGCGGTCCGCATCGGGCTCGGTTCACTTCACCACGGTGAGCGGCAGCAGCTTCTTGCCGGTGGGGCCGATCTGGATGTCCAGGTCGAGCTGCGGGCAGACGCCGCAGTCGAAGCAGGGGGTCCAGCGGCAGTCCTCGACCTCGGTCTCGTCGAGCGAGTCCTGCCAGTCCTCCCAGAGCCAGTCCTTGTCCAGGCCGGAGTCGAGGTGGTCCCAGGGCAGGACCTCCTCGTAGGTCCGCTCGCGGGTGGTGTACCAGTCGACGTCCAGGCCGAAGCCGGGGAGCGTCTTGTCGGCGCAGGCCATCCAGCGGTCGTAGCTGAAGTGCTCGCGCCAGCCGTCGAAGCGGCCGCCGTCCTCGTACACCGCGCGGATGACGGAACCGACGCGGCGGTCACCGCGCGAGAGCAGGCCCTCGACGATGCCGGGCTTGCCGTCGTGGTAGCGGAAGCCGATGGAGCGGCCGTACTTCTTGTCGCCGCGGATCTTGTCGCGGAGCTTGGCGAGCCGCGCGTCGGTCTCCTCGGCGCTCAGCTGCGGCGCCCACTGGAACGGGGTGTGCGGCTTGGGGACGAAGCCGCCGATGGAGACGGTGCAGCGGATGTCGTTCTGGCCGGAGACCTCGCGGCCCTTGGCGATCACGTTGACCGCCATGTCGCCGATCTGGAGGACGTCCTCGTCGGTCTCGGTGGGCAGGCCGCACATGAAGTACAGCTTCACCTGGCGCCAGCCGTTGCCGTACGCGGTGGAGACCGTACGGATCAGGTCCTCCTCCGAGACCATCTTGTTGATGACCTTGCGCATGCGCTCGGAGCCGCCCTCGGGGGCGAAGGTGAGACCGGAACGGCGGCCGTTGCGGGTCAGCTCGTTGGCGAGGTCCACGTTGAACGCGTCGACGCGGGTGGACGGCAGCGAGAGGCCGATCTTGTCCTCGGTGTACCGGTCGGCGAGGCCCTTGGCGATCTCGCCGATCTCGGAGTGGTCGGCGGAGGAGAGCGAGAGCAGGCCGACCTCCTCGAAGCCGGTGGCCTTCAGGCCGCGGTCGACCATCTCGCCGATGCCGGTGATGCTTCGCTCCCGCACGGGGCGCGTGATCATGCCGGCCTGGCAGAAACGGCAGCCGCGGGTGCAGCCGCGGAAGATCTCGACGGACATCCGCTCGTGGACGGTCTCGGCGAGCGGGACCAGCGGCTGCTTCGGGTAGGGCCACTCGTCGAGGTCCATGACGGTGTGCTTGGAGACCCGCCACGGCACGCCCGACTTGTTGGGCACGACGCGGGCGATACGGCCGTCCGGGAGGTATTCGACGTCGTAGAACCGCGGGACGTAGACGCCGCCGGTACGGGCGAGGCGGAAGAGCACCTCGTCGCGGCCGCCGGGGCGGCCCTCGGCCTTCCAGGCGCGGATGATCTCGGTGATCTCCAGGACCGCCTGCTCGCCGTCGCCGATGACCGCGCAGTCGATGAAGTCGGCGATGGGCTCGGGGTTGAACGCGGCGTGGCCGCCCGCGAGCACGATCGGGTCGTCCATCGTGCGGTCCTTGGCCTCCAGCGGGATGCCCGCCAGGTCCAGGGCCGTGAGCATGTTGGTGTAGCCGAGTTCGGTGGAGAAGCTCAGGCCGAACACGTCGAACGCGCCGACGGGCCGGTGGCTGTCCACCGTGAACTGCGGCACCTTGTGCTCGCGCATGAGCTCTTCGAGGTCCGGCCAGACGCTGTACGTGCGCTCGGCCAGGACCCCTTCGCGCTCGTTGAGCACCTCGTAGAGGATCATGACGCCCTGGTTGGGCAGCCCGACCTCGTAGGCGTCGGGGTACATGAGCGCCCAGCGGACGTCGCATTCGTCCCACGGCTTGACGGTGGAGTTCAGCTCACCGCCGACGTACTGGATGGGCTTCTGCACATGCGGGAGCAGAGCTTCGAGCTGTGGGAAGACCGACTCGGCAGACATCTCGCGAACCTTCGTGAGCTGGCAGGGGTGACCATCCAGCGTACCCCGCTGCTCAGCTCTTCAGCGCCGCCCGCAACCTGGCCTCGGACGCGCGTGCCCACACGTGCGGCAGCCGGTGCTCCAGCCGGGCCGCCGCCGCCTCCTCGCGTCCGTACAGAAGTCCCCAGGTGAAAGCGGACTCACCGGCTCCGTGCGCGTGCACGGCCAGGGCGCGCAGAGCCTCGCGGGCGACCACCCCGTCCTGGTGGTCGCCGAGCAGGCTCTGGACCGCCTTGACCCGTTTGGCGAGCCGCTTCGCGGGCTTGCCCAGGACGGGCCGGGCGGCCTCGCCCGCGTACCGGGTGCGCTTGGCGGCCTTGCGGGCCTCGTGCATCGCGAGGTCGCGGTCGTGCCCGGGCGGGAGGTCCAGGGCGTGGTGGACCCGTGCGGTGAGCCGGTCGTGGTCTTTCAGCGCCGCCCGGGCGAGGACCCCGGCGGCGTCCTCGCCGGCCGCGGGCAGCAGGGGCGGGTCGGCGAGCAGCGCGTCCAGTGCGCCGAGCAGAGCGAGGTACCGGTCCCCGTCGAGCACGGCGAGGGTCCGGCGGCGGGCGGCCGTACGTTCCGCCGCGCCCCAGCGCTCCAGCCTGCCTCGCACGGGTCCCAGCAGCAGGGCGGGTTCCACCTCGTCGACGTGGTGGAGCAGCCGGGCTTCCAGCACCTCGTGGTCCCGGACGGTCCCCAGTTCGGCGGCGAGCCACTTCAGCTCGGCGCCGACCGGATCGGTGACGGCCCGGTCGAGGACTTCGCGGTAGCTCTTGAAGGCGCTGCGCAGCCGCCGGGTGGCGACCCGCATCCGGTGCACCGCGTCGGGCAGGTCGCGGCGGACCGCCGGGTCGAGGGTGACGATCGCCTCGGTCTGCCGGCGTACGCGGGCGAGCACCTGCTCCCCCGCGATGCCGGACTCTCCGGCCCCCGGCTCCCGCCCCGACGGCTCCGGCCCCTCCCCCGGGGACGGTGCCGGGGCCGTCTCCGCGAGCGCGCGGGCCGCCTTGGAGGCGGCGGTCGAGGGGCGTACGCCCGCCGCGGCGAGCCGCTCCTCCACCGCGTCCAGGTAGGCCGGGTCGACGTCGTCGGCGAGCTCGACCTCGATCTCGGTCCACCCGGCGGTGGTCCCCGCGCCGTCACCGGTGAGCCGCTCCGCGAGGACCGTGTCGACGCTCAGCTCGGCGAGCAGCCGGCCGCCGGCGTCCGTGAGGTGGTGGACGTCACGCGAGGAGAGCAGCCGGACGACCGGGACCACCGCCCGGTCGCGGACCCGGGAACGGATGAGGCCGGCGAGCGCGTCGGGCAGTTGGCCGGTGAGCGGGGCGCGGATCTCGTCGCGCACGCCGGGGGCGACGGGGAACTTCACGTGCCAGCCCTCGTCGTCGCCGCCGGTCCTGCGGCGCAGGGTGATCGAGCCGGCCGCCAGCCGGAAGTCCTCGGTGTCGTAGTAGACGGCATCGAGTTCCACGACCCCGCGGGGCACGGACGCGGCCGTTCCGGCCACCCCGGTGAGGTCGGGCAGCCGGATACCGGGAGCCGCTTCGTACTTCCGCTCGATCTCGCGCTTGACGTCGGCCATGTTCCGAATCTAACGCCGGGGCCCGGTGGATTCACGGGCCCGGCAGCACTCCGGCCCGGTGGGCTGCTGCCACCGGGCCGGAGGACGGGTACGCACCGTACGGGCGCTCAGGCGGACATCGGCCGCTGCACCTTGATCGACTGGAGCAGTCCGATCGCGACCCAGATGGCGAACATCGACGACCCTCCGTACGAGACGAAGGGCAGCGGCAGACCGGCGACCGGCATGATGCCGAGGGTCATCCCGATGTTCTCGAACGCCTGGAACGCGAACCAGGCGATGATCCCGGCGGCCACGATCGTGCCGTACAGCTCCGTGGTCTCGCGGGCGATGCGGCAGGCGCGCCAGAGGACGACGCCGAGGAGCACGATGATCAGCCCGGCCCCCACGAAGCCGAGTTCCTCACCGGCGACCGTGTAGACGAAGTCGGTCTGCTGCTCGGGGACGAACTGGCCGGTGGTCTGCGTGCCGTGGAAGAGTCCGGTGCCGGTGAGACCGCCGGACCCGATCGCGATGCGCGCCTGGTTGGTGTTGTAGCCGACACCGGCCGGGTCGAGCGCCGGGTTGGCGAAGGCGGCGAACCGGGCGATCTGGTAGTCGTCCAGCAGACCGAGCTGCCAGACCGAGACCGCGCCGAGGGCGCCCGCGCCGAGGAGCCCGAAGACCCAGCGGTTGGAGGCGCCGGAGGCGAGGAGCACGCCGAGGACGATGACGGCCATCACCATGACCGAGCCCAGGTCGGGCATCAGCATGACGATGCCCATCGGGATCGCGGCCACCCCGAGCGCCTTGGCGACGGTGCGGTGGTCGGGGTGCAGCTGGTCGCCGGCGTCGACGCGGGCGGCGAGCAGCATCGCCATGCCGAGGATGATGGTGATCTTGGTGAACTCGGAGGGCTGGAGCGAGAATCCGCCGCCGATGATGATCCATGCGTGCGCGCCGTTGACGGTGGCGCCGAGCGGGCTGAGGACCGCGAGCACCAGGACGACGGAGAGCCCGTAGAGGATCGGTACGGCTCCGCGCAGGGTGCGGTGGCCGAGCCAGATGGTGCCGATCATCAGGCCGAAGCCGATGCCGGTGTTGAGGGCGTGCCGGAAGAGGAAGTAGTACGGGTCGCCGTGGGTCAGCGAGTCGCGGCCGCGGGTCGCCGAGTAGACGAGCAGCGACCCGATGAAGGAGAGCGCGAGCGCCGAGCCGAGCAGCGGCCAGTCGAGCCGCCGCACCACGGAGTCGCGTGCGGTGAGCCGGGCCCAGGAGGAGCGCTCGGGGGCGTACCGGGCGACGGAGAAGCCACCGGCCATCAGTCCCGCCTTCCGATCGTCGCTGCGAGTGCCTGCTGTCCCTCGCCGAGGGGCTTGTTGGCGTCGGGGTCGTACGGCTTGACCTTCGGGGCGTTGATCGTGCCGTCGGGCTGGATCTTCGGGAGGGTCTTCTGGGGCGTGGGCAGCAGGGCCTTCTTGAGGTCCTGCTTGCCTTCGGCGTCCAGGCCGTAGAGGGCGTTGTAGATGTTGCGCACGGCGGGGCCGGAGGCGCCGGAGCCGGTACCACCCTGGGAGATCGTCATGACGATCGAGTAGTCCTTGGTGTACGTGGCGAACCACGAGGTCGTCTGCTTGCCGTAGACCTCGGCGGTACCCGTCTTGGCGTGCATCGGGATCTTGTCCTGGGGCCAGCCGCCGAACCGCCAGGCGGCGCTGCCCCGGGTCGCGACACCCGCGAGGGCTTCGTCTATGTCGTCGCGCGTGCTCCCGGTGAAGGGCAGCTTGCCGTGCGAGACGGGCTTGATCTCCTGGACCGTCTTGCCGTCGCCGCTGACGATGGCCTTGCCGACGGTGGGGTCGTAGAGGGTGCCGCCGTTGGAGATCGCGGCGTAGATGGTGGCCATCTGGATCGGGGTGACGAGGGTGTCGCCCTGGCCGATCGAGTAGTTGACGGAGTCACCGGCGCGCATCTTGTCGCCTTCGAGGCAGTTCTCGTACTCGATCTGCTGGGCGTACGTGCCGTCCTTCTTGCCGTCCTTGCACCAGAAGGCCTTGTTGGCCTTGAAGAAGTTCTCCTTCCACTGGCGGTCGGGGACGCGGCCGGTGACCTCGTTGGGGAGGTCGATGCCGGTCTCCTTGCCGAGGCCGAACTGGTGCGCGGTCTTGTAGAACCAGTCGCCGGGGTTCTTCTTCGGGTTGGTGCCGCCGTCCTTGAGCCACTCCTTGTGCGCGATGCCGTAGTAGACGGTGTCGCAGGAGACCTCCAGGGCGCGGCCGATGGTGATGGAGCCGTACCCCTGCGACTCGAAGTTCTTGAAGGTCTGGCCGCCGATGGAGTACGAGCTCGGGCACGGGTAGTTGCCGTCGAACGGGTACCCGGCGTTGACCGCCGCCGTGGACGAGACGACCTTGAAGATGGAGCCGGGGGCCGCCTGGCCCTGGATCGCGCGGTTCAGCAGCGGGTAGTTGGACTTCTTGGTGGTGAGCTTCGTGTAGTCCTTGGCGGAGATGCCGCCGACCCAGGCGTTGGGGTCGTAGTCCGGCAGCGAGGCCATCGCGACGACCCGGCCGGTCTTGGCCTCCATCACGACGACGGCGCCGGAGTCGGCCTTGTAGTTCATGTCGGTGTTCTTGTCGAACTCCTTGCGGGCCGTCTTCATCGCCTTGTCGAGCTCGTACTCGGCGACGGACTGCACCCGTGCGTCTATCGACGTGACGACGGACGCGCCGGGCTCGGCGGGGTCGTTCGCGGCCTGCCCGATCACCCGGCCGAGGTTGTCGACCTCGTAGCGGGTGACACCGGCCTTGCCGCGCAACTGCCGGTCGTACGTGCGCTCCAGACCGGAGCGGCCGACCTGGTCGGAGCGCAGGTACGGCGACTCGGTGTCCTGGGCCTTGGTGATCTCCTCGTCGGTGACCGGGGAGAGGTAGCCGAGGACCTGGGCGGTGTTGGCGCCGCCGGGGGCCGCGTACCGGCGTACGGCGGTGGGTTCGGCGGTGATGCCGGGGAAGTCCTCGGCCCGCTCGCGGATCTGGAGGGCCTGCTGGGTGGTGGCCTCGTCGGTGACCGGGATCGGCTGGTAGGGCGAGCCGTTCCAGCAGGGCTGGGGGGTCTTCGCGTCGCAGAGCCGGACCTTGTCCTTGACGTCCCTCGGCTTCATGTCGAGAACGTCGGCGAGGCGGGTGAGGACGGCCTCGCCGTCGTCCTTCATCTTCAGCAGTTCGGTGCGGCTGGCGGAGACGACGAGACGGGTCTCGTTGTCGGCGAGCGGTACGCCGCGCGCGTCGAGGATGGCGCCCCGGACGGCGGGCTGGACGACCTGCTGGACGTGGTTGTTCTTGGCCTCGTCGGTGTACTCCTGGCCGTTGCGGATCTGGAGGTACCAGAGCCGGCCGCCGAGCGTCAGGAGGAGGGAGAAGACGAGGATCTGGATGACGACGAGGCGGATCTGGACGCGCTGGGTCCGGCCGGTCTCGGGGATGTTGCTCACGGTGCGCCCCCGTCGGTGGTGCTCGGGTGCTGGTCCGGCCTCACAGTCGCTTGACCCCCTTGATCCTTCCCGCGCGTGCGGCGCGATTGCGGGCGGCCCTGACGCGGAGTCCGCCGCGCTGGCTGCCGATCGTCAGGCCGGTGCCCGTGGAGAGCCAGCCGGCGGAGACGTCGCCGCCGGCCGACTCGGAGACCGGGTCGTTCTCGGTGCGCCGGGCGAGCCCCATGATCAGCGGTACGACGAACGGCGCGAGCAGCAGGTCGTACACGGCGGCCGTGAACACCAGGCTGCCGAGGCCGACGTGCCGGGCCGCGGTGTCACCGACGAGGGCGCCCACCAGCGCGTAGAGCAGGGTGGTGCCGACGGCCGCCACGACGACGAACGCCATGGGGCCGAAAGCCGACTTGAGCTGCCCGTTCTCCGGCCGGACCAGCCCCGCGAGGTAACCGATGACGCAGAGCACCAGCGCGTAGCGCCCGGCGGCGTGGTCGGCGGGCGGGGCCAGGTCGGCGAGGAGTCCCGCGGCGAAGCCGATCAGCGCCCCGCCGACGTGCCCGTACACGAAGGCGAGCCCGAGGACGGTGAGCAGCAGCAGGTCGGGAACGGCTCCGGGGAGCTGGAGTCTGGCGAGTACGGAGACCTGGACGACGAGGGCGACCACGACGAGGGCGACGGAGAGCAGAGTCCGGTTCAAACGCATGGGGATCAGCCCTACTCCTGGTCGTCTGCCTGGCCGTCTGGGTCGGCGGCAGCGTCGGTATCGGCGTTGGCGTTGGTATTCGCGGCGGCGTCGGCGTCGGCAGCGGGAAGCGTGGCGACTTCGGTCGCACCGGCGGCCTGGCCGGAGGCCGTCGCACCGGGCGTCTGGTGGATGTTGCCGACCACCTTGCCGCTGCCGTCGACGAGATCGCCGTTGGGCTGGACGGTCACGGTGACGGTCGGGGTGGGCTTCGGCTTGGCCGGCTTGGCGGGCTTCTTCGGCAGGACCGCGTCGCGCGGGTCGGTGCGCGGGGCCTCCACGACGACGCCGACGATGTCGAGCTTGGTGAAGCCGACGAACGGCTTGACGTAGACGGTGCGGGTGAGGTCGCCGCCGGACGGGTCGACGCGGACGACCTCGCCGACCGGGACGCCGGGCACGAACGGCTTGTCCTTGCTGGAGCCGAAGGTGACGAGCCGGTCGCCCTTGGCCACCTTGGCCTTGCCGTTGAGGAACTGCACCGAGAGCGGGCTGTTGCCCTGGCCGGTGGCGAAGCCGAGTTCGTCGGTCTTCTCCATCCGGGTGCCGACGGTGAAGTCCGGGTCGTTGGCGAGGAGCACGGTCGCCGTGTTCGGGCCGACGGTGGTGACGCGGCCGACGAGTCCCTCGCCGTTGAGGACCGTCATGTCGCGGGCGATGCCGTCCTTGGAGCCGGCGTCGATGGTGATCGTCCAGGAGAAGCCCTGGGCCGCTCCTATGGCGATGACCTGGGCGCCCTTGATGCCGTACTGACCGGCGTTGGCGTTCTTCAGGATCGCGTCGAGCTGGCGGACCCGGCTGTTGGTGCGGGCGTCGCTGCCGAGCTCCGTCTTGAGCTCCGCGTTCTCCTTCTCCAGGGCCGCGATCCGGTCGTGCCGGTCTCCGGAGTCCCGGACGGCGCCGATGGCGTTGCCCACCGGGTCCACCGCCGCCGCCACGCCGTTCTCGACAGGTCCGAAGACCGTCGCGGCGGCCTGCCGGGCGCCGTCCACCGGCGAGTCCTCGCCGCCGCGGATGTCCACCGTGATCAGTGCGAACGCGATGACGATCAGCAGCACCAGGAGCAGCCGGCTCTCTCGTGTGTCCCTCACGTGCGGCGGCCGTGCCTTCCTCGTAGGAATGTTCGTGCCTGTATATCAACGATCTGCCGTGCGGGGCGGCAGCGCCCGCACGGCAGACCGATGGTGTGTCAGAGGCCCGCCGGAGCCATGTGGCTACCGCCGGGGCTGGGCGTCCAGGACCTGCTGGAGTGCCTCGAACTCCTCGACGCACTTGCCCGATCCGAGCGCCACCGAGTCCAGCGGGTCCTCGGCGATGTGGATCGGCATGCCGGTCTCGCGGCGCAGCCGCTCGTCCAGCCCGCGCAGCAGCGCGCCACCGCCGGTGAGCACGATGCCGCGGTCCATGACGTCGCCGGAGAGCTCGGGCGGACACTTGTCGAGCGTCGTCTTCACGGCGTCGACGATCGCGTTGACCGGCTCCTCGATGGCCTTGCGGACCTCCGCGGCCGAGATGACCACGGTCTTGGGCAGTCCGGAGACGAGGTCACGGCCGCGGA includes the following:
- the mreC gene encoding rod shape-determining protein MreC; this translates as MRDTRESRLLLVLLIVIAFALITVDIRGGEDSPVDGARQAAATVFGPVENGVAAAVDPVGNAIGAVRDSGDRHDRIAALEKENAELKTELGSDARTNSRVRQLDAILKNANAGQYGIKGAQVIAIGAAQGFSWTITIDAGSKDGIARDMTVLNGEGLVGRVTTVGPNTATVLLANDPDFTVGTRMEKTDELGFATGQGNSPLSVQFLNGKAKVAKGDRLVTFGSSKDKPFVPGVPVGEVVRVDPSGGDLTRTVYVKPFVGFTKLDIVGVVVEAPRTDPRDAVLPKKPAKPAKPKPTPTVTVTVQPNGDLVDGSGKVVGNIHQTPGATASGQAAGATEVATLPAADADAAANTNANADTDAAADPDGQADDQE